The sequence GATCCTTGACGCAATAATCGAGCAGGACCCAACCGCCCGAGTGGCGTGCGAAACACTCGTCACCACAGGACTCGCGGTCGTTGCGGGTGAGATAACGACAACGGCACAGGTCAACTACAAAACGATAATACGCGACACGATCCATGAGATCGGCTATAACGATGCGGAATTTGGCTACGATTCAAATACATGTAGCGTGATCGATGCCATCGGCACTCAATCGCCGGACATCGCTCAGGGCGTTGACACCGGCGGCGCGGGTGATCAGGGACTGATGTTTGGATTTGCTTGTAATGAGACACCTGAGTTGATGCCGATGCCGATACAGATGGCACACAATCTGACGCGCAAGCTTAGTGAGGTACGTCGCGACGGCACAATTCCCTACTTGCGTCCTGACGGCAAATCGCAGGTGTCAATCGAGTATCGTGATGGTCGCCCGTTTCGTGTGGAGGCGATCGTTATTTCAACGCAGACTGCCGATCTCGACATCGAAGACATACGTTCTGACATCATGGAGCACGTCATCAAGCCGGTGATTCCCGCCGCGATGATCGACGATAACACCAAGTACCACATCAATCCGACCGGAAAGTTCGTTATCGGCGGACCGATGGGTGACGCAGGAGTTACGGGACGAAAGATCATCGTCGACACTTATGGCGGTTACGCCCCGCACGGCGGAGGGGCTTTTTCCGGTAAGGATCCTACGAAGGTAGACCGCTCGGCGGCTTATATGGCTCGCTATATTGCGAAGAATGTTGTCGCGGCGGGTCTAGCCGATAAGTGTACTGTTCAGTTAGCTTACGCCATCGGAGTTGCGGAACCGGTTTCAGTTTTAGTTGACAGTCACGGCACAGGGACGATAGACGACGAACGCATTGCGGACATTGTTCGAGAGAACTTTACGCTGACGCCAAAGGCTATAATTGAAACGCTCGATCTGCGCCGCCCGATCTACAAGGCGACGGCGCGTTTTGGGCATTTTGGCCGGGCGAATGATGAATTTTCCTGGGAGAAGACAGATAAGGCGGAGGCACTTAGAACCTCAGCAGAGAAAGGGATCGGGACTAACGGTTAGCTATCATTCATATGGCCGAATCAGCAATTTCAATGCAGTACGATATCAAGGACATCAATCTTGCTCCGCACGGTAAGCAGCGCATCGAGTGGGCCGACCGCGAAATGCCTGTTCTGCGGCTCATTCGCGAGCGTTTTGAGGCTGAAAAGCCGCTTACGGGGGTCAAAATGGTCGCCTGTGCTCATATCACGACGGAAACGGCGAATCTTGCCCGCACATTTCAGGCGGGCGGTGCGGAGGCACTATTGATAGCCTCGAATCCGCTGTCGACGCAGGATGATGTAGCGGCCTCTCTCGTCGTCGACTGGGGCATTCCCGTCATGGCGATAAAGGGCGAATCCACAGAGACTTACGTTCGCCACGTTAAAGCGGCACTTGAAACACACCCTAATCTCATTATCGACGACGGCAGCGATGTTGTCGCCACGATGATCAAGGAAAAGCCCGAACTGATCGCGAACCTTATTGGCACTACCGAGGAGACTACGACCGGCATCGTTCGTCTTAAGGCGATGGTCAACGCCGGCGTGCTCACCTTCCCTTCTATCGCGGTCAACGACGCTCAGACCAAGCATTTCTTTGACAATCGCTACGGGACGGGCCAATCGACGCTTGACGGCATTATCCGAGCGACCAATATCCTTTTGGCAGGCAAGACTTTAGTCGTTGTCGGCTACGGCTGGTGTGGTAAG is a genomic window of Chloracidobacterium sp. containing:
- a CDS encoding adenosylhomocysteinase produces the protein MAESAISMQYDIKDINLAPHGKQRIEWADREMPVLRLIRERFEAEKPLTGVKMVACAHITTETANLARTFQAGGAEALLIASNPLSTQDDVAASLVVDWGIPVMAIKGESTETYVRHVKAALETHPNLIIDDGSDVVATMIKEKPELIANLIGTTEETTTGIVRLKAMVNAGVLTFPSIAVNDAQTKHFFDNRYGTGQSTLDGIIRATNILLAGKTLVVVGYGWCGKGVAMRARGLGANVVVTEIDPIKAIEAVMDGMRVLPMKEAAKIGDFFVTVTGNRHVIDREHFAAMKDGAIVCNSGHFDLELNLDALRDMSQPAVTRRPFVEEYRSKDDTKSVIVLGEGRLINLAAAEGHPASVMDMSFANQALSAEYLVKNKGTLPAGVHVLPKEVDQEIASLKLRAMGVNIDELTPEMLEYMSSWETGT
- a CDS encoding methionine adenosyltransferase, which gives rise to MSSGNFLFTSESVTEGHPDKIADNISDAILDAIIEQDPTARVACETLVTTGLAVVAGEITTTAQVNYKTIIRDTIHEIGYNDAEFGYDSNTCSVIDAIGTQSPDIAQGVDTGGAGDQGLMFGFACNETPELMPMPIQMAHNLTRKLSEVRRDGTIPYLRPDGKSQVSIEYRDGRPFRVEAIVISTQTADLDIEDIRSDIMEHVIKPVIPAAMIDDNTKYHINPTGKFVIGGPMGDAGVTGRKIIVDTYGGYAPHGGGAFSGKDPTKVDRSAAYMARYIAKNVVAAGLADKCTVQLAYAIGVAEPVSVLVDSHGTGTIDDERIADIVRENFTLTPKAIIETLDLRRPIYKATARFGHFGRANDEFSWEKTDKAEALRTSAEKGIGTNG